A stretch of Carya illinoinensis cultivar Pawnee chromosome 14, C.illinoinensisPawnee_v1, whole genome shotgun sequence DNA encodes these proteins:
- the LOC122294056 gene encoding cinnamoyl-CoA reductase 1, whose protein sequence is MAREGEVVCVTGGSGCIGSWLVRLLLDRGYSVHATIQDLKDESETKHLEALEGAGARLRLFQIDLLNYASILTAVSRCAGVFHLASPCIVDEVLEPEKQLLDPAIKGTLNVLTAAKEAGVSRVVVTSSISAIAPSPNWPADIVKSEDCWTDIEYCKQKGLWYPLSKTLAEKGAWDFAKEKGLDVVVVNPGTVMGPVIPPRLNASMLMLVRLLQGCTETYENFFMGSVHFKDVALAHILVYENKSASGRHLCVEAISHYGDFVAKVAEIYPEYEVPRLPKDTQPGLLRTKDGSKKLMDLGLQFIPMEQIIKDAVESLKSKGFIS, encoded by the exons ATGGCGAGAGAGGGTGAAGTGGTTTGCGTCACCGGCGGCAGCGGCTGCATTGGATCCTGGCTCGTCCGTCTCCTTCTCGACCGTGGTTACTCCGTCCACGCCACCATTCAGGATCTCA AGGATGAGAGTGAAACGAAACATCTAGAAGCTCTGGAAGGAGCAGGGGCCCGTCTTCGTCTCTTCCAAATCGATCTCCTTAACTATGCCTCTATCCTCACAGCCGTCAGTCGCTGCGCTGGAGTCTTCCATCTCGCCTCCCCCTGCATCGTCGATGAAGTTCTAGAGCCCGAG AAACAACTTCTGGACCCGGCGATCAAGGGAACTCTAAACGTGTTGACGGCGGCAAAGGAAGCAGGGGTGAGTCGCGTGGTGGTGACTTCATCCATCTCAGCTATTGCTCCGAGCCCTAATTGGCCGGCCGATATCGTCAAGTCTGAGGATTGCTGGACCGACATTGAGTACTGCAAGCAGAAAGGA TTATGGTATCCGCTTTCTAAAACCCTAGCTGAGAAAGGTGCTTGGGATTTTGCCAAAGAGAAGGGTTTGGATGTGGTGGTGGTGAATCCTGGGACGGTAATGGGCCCTGTGATCCCTCCTAGGCTCAATGCAAGCATGTTAATGCTTGTTCGCCTTCTCCAGG GATGCACTGAAACGTATGAGAACTTTTTTATGGGATCTGTGCATTTCAAAGATGTAGCTCTAGCACATATATTGGTGTATGAGAACAAATCAGCAAGTGGAAGGCACTTGTGTGTTGAAGCTATATCTCATTATGGTGATTTTGTGGCAAAGGTTGCTGAAATTTACCCTGAATATGAGGTGCCAAG GTTGCCAAAGGATACCCAACCTGGTTTGTTAAGGACAAAGGATGGATCAAAGAAGCTGATGGACTTGGGCTTACAATTCATACCCATGGAGCAAATTATCAAGGACGCTGTTGAGAGTTTAAAGAGCAAGGGATTTATTTCTTGA